One window from the genome of Paraclostridium sordellii encodes:
- a CDS encoding ABC transporter ATP-binding protein — protein sequence MLKVNNLYKSYKTGNMNYDVLKNISFYVKKGEFVAVMGPSGSGKTTLLNCISCFVPFEKGEILLSGENISGLNEESLADIRNQKLGFVFQDFMLLDGLSVVENICLPQIIADKDVTKMEVLANKLCNTFGISHIKDKYPAEISGGEKQRSAVARALINKPYIILADEPTGNLDSKSCRAVIDSFVQAKKELGATVFMVTHDSFAASFCDRVIVLKDGEVYTELTKTTSRIEFMDKLLDTLKKLGGDDYDNE from the coding sequence ATGCTTAAAGTTAACAATTTATATAAAAGTTATAAAACAGGGAATATGAATTATGATGTATTGAAAAATATATCTTTTTACGTGAAAAAGGGAGAGTTTGTAGCCGTTATGGGGCCATCAGGAAGTGGAAAGACTACACTTTTAAACTGTATATCTTGCTTTGTACCTTTTGAAAAGGGAGAAATACTACTTAGTGGAGAAAATATATCAGGATTAAATGAAGAAAGTTTAGCAGATATAAGAAATCAAAAGTTAGGATTTGTTTTTCAAGATTTTATGTTATTAGATGGGTTAAGTGTAGTAGAAAATATTTGCTTACCACAGATTATAGCAGATAAAGATGTTACTAAGATGGAGGTATTAGCAAACAAACTTTGTAACACTTTTGGGATTTCACATATAAAGGATAAATATCCAGCAGAAATATCAGGAGGAGAAAAACAACGTAGCGCTGTTGCAAGAGCTCTTATTAATAAACCATATATTATTTTAGCAGATGAACCAACTGGAAATTTAGATAGTAAATCATGTAGAGCCGTTATAGATTCATTTGTTCAAGCAAAAAAAGAATTAGGCGCAACTGTGTTTATGGTAACTCACGATAGTTTTGCAGCATCATTTTGTGATAGAGTTATAGTTCTTAAAGATGGAGAAGTATATACAGAACTTACTAAAACTACAAGCCGTATTGAGTTTATGGATAAACTCCTAGATACATTGAAAAAACTAGGAGGTGATGATTATGACAATGAATAG
- a CDS encoding ABC transporter permease has translation MTMNSVISKLRKNSIKNYYMLAFCITLSVLLVTSYALMFFSPTVMNILPSGGDSRKQGYMIFSIAIIGCAVFTTYASSLFFKYKSREFGILMALGERKSKLKKVLLKELLFIIPICLIVGLVLSIPVSYIIWKVFQIFIIDTKEMAYQFGATGLIFGIGFCIFVTICIFINGAKFIKRSNIMDVIYEQRKSEVVKDIKPWTGVVGWILVIGGLLLGYGIPTLVIELTGYNMPSIWNVVYLLSFVGLYMVLTHAIIYSKKGKNPKKYYKNIISTNMMRFSGKQTVKNMCVITFLIAGGLFASFYGPTIMSAVLVDIKTNPIDYAFYYKGNENQINKEEIYSLAKDNNVDITDYYEVDSISLITNGYYRDYDENNMLINEYVKKMQYDEFFKESDFNKVSGQNIDVNKGEYYKVISNGESESMLYKFNDLDTITNTVTEKSEKIKFKGTVSFRPFVKEHQGRYIISDEDYLRLSKGLPKEQYDKFVLFNVINPDETYKFAKALKEEIINRSSKDVAVLNHFDEYEKMLAQKNGEDYSYDIKVELSPDNNQLFDEWKYYPIFKPLDKQDLFKNMAVFFMLFTYIAIICLASTAIIAYTRAITIGIDNKQLFSDIKKLGANKKYVEKNIKKQLAKIFIYPTVIGSIFTYMIYITIFIGNSRGNISQGEFLVLGVGLLIILLVILFMFIIYKFSLKKVKRIAKI, from the coding sequence ATGACAATGAATAGTGTTATATCAAAGCTTAGAAAAAACAGTATAAAAAATTATTATATGCTAGCCTTTTGTATAACCTTATCAGTTTTATTAGTTACTTCATATGCATTAATGTTTTTTAGTCCAACAGTTATGAATATTCTACCATCAGGAGGAGATAGTAGAAAGCAAGGTTATATGATATTTTCTATAGCAATTATTGGATGTGCAGTATTTACAACTTATGCATCTTCTTTATTTTTTAAATATAAAAGTCGTGAGTTTGGAATTTTAATGGCACTAGGAGAAAGAAAGTCAAAGCTTAAGAAAGTTTTATTAAAAGAACTTTTATTTATTATACCTATATGTTTAATAGTTGGATTGGTTCTTAGTATTCCCGTTTCTTATATAATATGGAAAGTTTTTCAGATATTTATTATAGATACAAAAGAAATGGCATATCAATTTGGAGCTACAGGACTTATATTTGGAATTGGGTTTTGTATTTTTGTAACAATATGTATATTCATAAATGGTGCTAAGTTTATAAAAAGAAGCAATATTATGGATGTTATTTACGAACAAAGAAAGTCTGAGGTTGTAAAAGATATTAAACCTTGGACTGGTGTAGTTGGGTGGATATTAGTTATAGGTGGGTTGCTTTTAGGATATGGTATCCCTACTCTAGTAATAGAGTTAACAGGATATAATATGCCGTCTATATGGAATGTTGTGTATTTATTATCATTTGTAGGTCTTTATATGGTATTAACTCATGCAATAATCTATAGTAAAAAAGGAAAAAATCCTAAAAAGTATTATAAAAATATTATATCAACAAATATGATGAGATTTTCAGGAAAACAGACAGTTAAAAACATGTGTGTAATAACCTTTTTAATTGCAGGAGGATTATTTGCATCATTTTATGGGCCTACAATTATGTCTGCTGTCTTAGTAGATATAAAAACAAATCCTATAGATTATGCTTTTTATTATAAAGGAAATGAAAATCAAATAAATAAAGAAGAAATATACTCTCTTGCTAAGGATAATAATGTTGATATAACAGATTACTATGAAGTAGATTCTATTTCGCTTATTACAAATGGGTACTATAGAGATTATGATGAAAATAATATGCTTATAAATGAGTATGTAAAAAAAATGCAGTATGATGAGTTTTTTAAAGAAAGTGATTTTAATAAAGTGTCAGGACAAAATATTGATGTTAATAAAGGTGAGTATTATAAAGTTATATCTAATGGAGAGTCTGAAAGTATGTTGTATAAATTTAATGATTTAGATACAATAACTAATACAGTAACAGAAAAATCTGAGAAAATAAAATTCAAGGGAACAGTTTCTTTTAGACCTTTTGTAAAAGAACATCAAGGAAGATATATAATATCAGATGAAGATTATTTAAGACTATCAAAAGGATTACCAAAAGAACAATATGATAAGTTTGTTTTATTTAATGTTATAAATCCTGATGAAACTTATAAATTTGCCAAAGCTTTAAAAGAAGAAATTATAAATAGAAGTTCAAAAGATGTGGCAGTATTAAATCATTTCGATGAGTATGAAAAAATGTTAGCACAAAAAAATGGAGAAGATTATTCTTATGATATTAAGGTAGAACTTTCTCCAGATAATAATCAACTCTTTGATGAGTGGAAGTATTATCCAATATTTAAGCCTTTAGATAAGCAAGATTTATTTAAGAATATGGCTGTATTTTTTATGTTGTTCACTTATATAGCAATAATATGTTTAGCATCAACAGCAATAATAGCTTATACTAGAGCAATAACTATTGGAATAGATAATAAGCAGTTATTTTCAGATATTAAAAAGCTTGGAGCGAATAAAAAATATGTTGAAAAAAATATTAAGAAGCAGTTAGCTAAAATATTTATATATCCAACAGTTATAGGTAGTATTTTTACTTATATGATATATATTACTATATTCATTGGAAATAGTAGAGGTAATATATCACAAGGAGAATTTTTAGTTCTTGGGGTAGGATTATTAATTATTTTATTAGTGATATTATTTATGTTTATAATATATAAGTTTTCTCTTAAAAAAGTTAAAAGAATAGCAAAAATTTAG
- a CDS encoding LytR/AlgR family response regulator transcription factor codes for MLKIAICDDEKSQINLLKNILSIHLDLKGLDYRIYEFDCGESLIDSITKESYDIIFSDIEMKALNGIDTAKNIRLHNKKSVIIFVTSYPDFVFQGYEVKAFNYILKPYTSEKIGKVLDSALEELNEIQDKFYIVESKSKTVKINLSNTYYFTSDKRKVNAVTFTETIDFYDKLDNLEKNLPSFFVRIHQRYLVNINHVSSVESSSLVINKEILPISRGRYNSFMIEFAKTMLR; via the coding sequence ATGCTTAAAATTGCAATATGTGATGATGAAAAATCTCAAATTAATTTACTAAAAAACATATTATCAATACATTTAGATTTAAAGGGGTTAGATTATAGAATCTATGAGTTTGATTGTGGGGAAAGTCTTATTGATTCAATTACTAAAGAAAGTTATGATATTATATTTTCAGATATAGAAATGAAAGCTCTAAATGGAATAGATACTGCTAAAAACATTAGATTACATAACAAAAAATCTGTAATTATATTTGTTACATCCTATCCTGATTTTGTTTTCCAAGGATATGAAGTTAAAGCCTTTAACTATATATTAAAGCCTTATACATCAGAAAAAATTGGTAAAGTTTTAGACTCAGCACTTGAAGAATTAAATGAAATTCAAGATAAGTTCTATATAGTGGAATCAAAATCAAAAACTGTAAAAATAAATTTAAGTAATACCTATTATTTTACTAGCGATAAACGTAAAGTAAATGCAGTTACTTTTACAGAAACTATAGATTTTTATGATAAACTAGATAACCTTGAAAAAAATCTACCTTCGTTTTTCGTAAGAATTCATCAACGTTATCTTGTTAATATAAATCATGTATCTTCAGTAGAATCTAGTAGTTTAGTTATAAATAAAGAAATCTTACCTATAAGCCGTGGTAGGTATAATTCATTTATGATTGAGTTTGCAAAGACAATGTTAAGGTAG
- a CDS encoding sensor histidine kinase, whose protein sequence is MYNIIYKLTTLILYIVTSYYFYKVIVTFSSVKDNKYAKFASIFGAFIVPNVIIYTSDMVNIFYTMIGFILIMVVFYKSSYIKNISAVMIFYPIVVSINLMANDFCAKVYLYLGKTLWMDYFAHTLEMCIISFSWFLIYHFSKDKLSNIGRYIDIKTWIMIDIICLAPFISIISTNINTPIGKEHQAYPIAIACIVTSLSMIFLIEYIVKSVKNRLENQNLKLEYSYYRELEENQKNVRKLNHDMNNHLSVIYSFLEYDNLEGAKEYFNELSDKFNVSNRVFCKNSIVNAVINSKYNLAIKNQIDCFFNIDIDEILPLEDIDLCSIFSNTLDNAIEASLKLDDISKRKISLKARCDKGYFSFSICNNYNGIIKFKKGKYSSTKPDSSMHGFGLENVSEIVNKYSGTLDINYSEFEFNILVIIKIN, encoded by the coding sequence ATGTATAATATAATTTACAAGCTTACAACTTTAATACTTTATATAGTAACAAGCTACTATTTTTATAAGGTTATAGTAACTTTTTCATCAGTTAAAGATAATAAATATGCTAAATTTGCTTCTATATTTGGAGCTTTTATTGTTCCAAATGTAATTATATATACTTCAGATATGGTTAATATTTTCTATACTATGATTGGTTTTATTTTGATAATGGTTGTTTTTTATAAATCTAGCTATATTAAAAATATTTCTGCTGTAATGATTTTTTATCCTATTGTAGTATCTATAAATTTAATGGCCAATGACTTTTGTGCTAAGGTTTATTTGTATTTAGGTAAAACTTTATGGATGGATTATTTTGCTCATACATTAGAAATGTGTATTATTTCATTTTCTTGGTTTTTAATTTACCATTTTTCTAAAGACAAGCTAAGTAATATAGGTAGATATATTGATATAAAAACATGGATTATGATAGATATTATATGCTTAGCACCTTTTATCTCTATAATATCAACAAATATAAATACACCAATAGGAAAAGAACATCAGGCATATCCCATAGCAATTGCATGTATAGTTACTAGCTTGAGTATGATATTTCTTATTGAATACATAGTTAAAAGTGTTAAAAATAGACTTGAAAATCAAAACCTAAAGCTTGAATATAGCTATTATAGGGAGCTTGAAGAAAATCAAAAAAATGTAAGAAAACTAAATCACGATATGAATAACCATTTATCTGTAATATATTCTTTTTTAGAGTATGATAATTTAGAAGGTGCAAAAGAATATTTTAATGAACTTTCAGATAAATTTAATGTAAGTAATAGGGTGTTTTGCAAAAATAGTATAGTAAATGCAGTTATAAATTCAAAGTATAATTTAGCAATTAAAAATCAAATTGATTGTTTCTTTAATATTGATATAGATGAGATTCTTCCTTTAGAAGATATTGACCTTTGTTCTATTTTTTCAAATACACTTGATAATGCAATTGAGGCTTCTTTGAAGTTAGATGATATTTCTAAAAGAAAAATATCTTTAAAAGCTCGCTGTGATAAAGGTTATTTTAGCTTCTCTATTTGTAATAATTACAATGGTATTATTAAATTTAAAAAAGGAAAATATAGTTCTACTAAGCCAGATTCAAGTATGCATGGCTTTGGTCTTGAAAACGTATCTGAAATTGTAAATAAATATAGTGGAACTCTTGATATCAATTATTCTGAGTTTGAATTTAATATTTTGGTAATTATAAAAATTAATTAG